aaaatgaaaaattaatggTTATGCTCGGACACATTATAcgacattttttattattaactaatTACAAAccttaatttatacaataaagctTTACTTCTCTCGAAGAATAATTAATTCACTTAACAATtgaatttgagtatttttaatcagagtattttttaaaaacataattatttgtgcctttttcaaataaataatataatactttCATAATGAAAAAAACGTAGTATCactcaataataaaaatatttgtttactgctttaaataaatatattcaaCATTCATTAATTATTTACCTAAGCTGTCACACCATGCCAATTGGCCAAGGCATCAAGCCTGGCCACAAAATTTTGGTTCTGTTAATTAATCCAAATATAGCCTTAAAATAAGAATCTTGGGTAATGATATTTATTTGACATTCTTGTAACAACtagaaataattataataattaatgaaattaaattattcaattaaaatataaattaaattattcaattaaaatataaattaaattattaaatataaaagcaATAAATGggttataaatttaaaagtgGAAAATTTGTAGAGTTTCAACAAATAGGATcataaaataatagaataaaaaagcAAATATAGTAAAAAATTTGATATATTAACCATCCACTCCAATATACAATCTCATTTctctatttaaaattttattttttgtatggTATATGACAAaaacaccatttttttttcatatcatcAATTTTATACTAAATTGTCACTATATCATTTTTCTATATAAAATTTCAGTAGTTGTTGTATGatataacaaaaatatcatTTGTTTTATATCATAAGTGGTATATTAGAGTAagttatcaaaatataatttttttatataattttttttttatgatatgacaaaaatatattttttgatatcatcaataaaagttgtATACTAGAAGTTTTCAGTATATCATTTCTTTAtactaaaaaaaagaaaaaaagaaagaggtTTTGGTACCTTGGTTTTGGTTAGGAGCATAGAAGAAGCACCCTACTTGTAAAGTTTTGGTGTGAGAGGTGAACCCACAAACTTGGCCACGACCAGCACAATCCCCACACGCGGGTTCGTTCCACTTTAACACGACATCCTTGTTGAGATCAGGCATGAAAAACGATGTCGTGTCTGGATTCGGAATGGGAACAAAAGCCGAGGATATCACCTCACACTCCTCACTCCACGGCAACGTGCCATTGAGAGGCCACCACGAGAATGTCACCGAGGAGGAGGAATTCGAATCGAGGCATGAAATTGGGGGAGATTCAACGGAGTGTGTCATGTTGGAAGGACAACGAAGGAACGTTAGGTCGTAAACGGTTGCCTCAAACGTGAACGGTGGGTGCAGGGAAAGGCTCAAGTTCTGCAAGAAACGTTTCGGGAGACAACCTTCGGGGTCGTTCACGGTAAGAGTTTGGGACTCGTAGTTTATGCTTTTCACCACCAAATCTCCGGAACCTGGGAGGCTCAGAATGGTTCGGTTGCGGTTGTCGCAGGAAAGCTGGAACCTCGGATAGCTGCACCGACCAGAAATTGTAGCTTCGATCGGAGTTTGTTTCAGACCAAACGGAAAGTGAATTTTGATTTTGCCGCATGAGATTGTGCGGCACGTTGATTCCCCTCTGAGAGGGAGGAGAAAGATGATCAACAGTGGCAGACACAACATTGGAACAAGGAATGAGCAAGAAGTGTGATGTGAATAGGAGAAGAGGGAAAGGTTTAATTATAGGAAGTGTTGGAAGCTaaagagaaataaatgcaaTTCATCACTTTCAATAACTTCTTTGAGGATTGGCAAAGTGTCATGTTCTGTGATTAATTCAGTTGCAAACCTTTTCTCTCCTTTCCATGTTGATGCTACGTGATATAAAGATCTGGACCCGTTTTTCCTCCAAAGAGAACAAAATATCTCTTTAACTTGATGTTAATGGCTTTTAAAACCTAATAATGATAATTGCATAGTAAATGTGCTACTTGACAAATGGGGAACTATGATGGaaaaaaacgcacgcggaaacAACACAAGATAATCACGAAttaactgcagaaaaataaacgacacaagatttaacgtggttcggtcgccaactgcaacctacatccatcggggcaactattaggtttacattatatcttgttgcacaccaattacaagtacaatgatctctttaaatagagataaatagagataataaagggacataataattaagcccactcactaaacatgtgtctagttagcccaacccaattggtcctgacttcatatccaacaatctcccacttgaagccacggaacaatgttcacctacGCTTCAATTGTGTACATGGTGTcttgtcagcccaacccaattggtcttgacttcataccaacaatctcccacttgaagtcacggaacaatgttcacctgcgcttcaactgtgtacatgtacttctgtaatctgtcgacgaaactcaatgttccaccactagttgccaccagccttcttaatcattttgaagacttcgttaaaactcccTTGAGTTTTAACACGTCAGTCACTGACCCGTTCTCTGTTCCTACCGActcccacttacaggaactgTCGGATCCTGAaacaacctgagaacaaacactctccatatACCCGTTCTCTATTCCTACTGActcccacttacaggaactgccagatcctggaacaacctgagaacaaacactttCCATATTCAACAAGACATTTTCTGGAGAAGTTTCAATCGCTGGGATATtggttctcctaacccactgtcGTCTAGGAACTTTAGCTGAAGCACAACCCATGCTCCCACTGCCACaagtacctctgactggtctacttgaacctttccatgctcgttcatcctgaatctgacttgtggctctgggtttctcttttgtaaagacaaccctcttctgcccatgagattctgtgaaccggactttgtttatcttctgaacGGGGATGGTCACTCCTCAGACACGGTAATCTGACTATATACAACGAACCTTTCTTTCTTCCGTaggccatgacaagatttcccttgacaACCTTCCAGTGCTGATTTtcaaacttcacttcatgtTCCTGTTCATTGCCTAACAGAAATCACACTTTTCGTtaagcttggaacaactctgacattcttcaaagtccaaaaaccaactggtgtcttcaacactatgtcacccatgcccGTTACCTTAAGAGTTATATTGTccgctagtcttacctttccaaagtccccaataactagattctgcaatgcttcagaatccatgacccaggaatccacactgCTCTCCGCGCAACAGACTAAGAGGTCCTCGTCCGCGGAATCTTCTGCAATGCTGACTTgtttatcatttgggcattgattcctgaaatgccccacctccttgcagttccaacatgttacacttgagcaatcctaagtctttgactgactccttcctttgttcttgctccaactatctctgatatttctcttacctctcatgacatatagcgattcactagataattccccagaactccttcttcggacatccttgccaagaatgagatcacgaatcttctcaaaagtgaatccatcggaTCCGGCTGAACTGGTAACTGCTATAACCGTTCCGGACCAACTGTCAGGCAAAGACGATAAcagtagtaaagcttgaacttcatcatcgaacttaatgcccactgacataagtctggctaagatcaAATTCGTTttattgatgtgctcagtaactgaacTGTCTTCCTTCATCCTTGTGTTTACCAATTCTCTAATCAGAAACACCTTGTTTGCAGCAGATGGCTTCTCGTACATGGCTGTCTTCTCCTTCAAAATGTTGAACGCAACATTCTTACTCAAAGAGAGTCGGATTACGGACATAACTTTCCGATCCAAACCTGCCCACTTTGCATTAGACATCTTTTCTGGCTTGTCATCCAAAGCCACGTCCAAATCTTTTTGAACTAGCaatcctcaatttgcattttccaccAACTGAAATCTATACCATCGAATTTTTCAATTCAGAACCTCCCTTCTTCTGTCATCTCAAATGACTAGACGAGATACTCGGTACAACTGATTTCAGATCTtggcaatcttttttttttttaaatcaagaacacaaaaattgcaccacCCAAAATCACTCACCAACAGACTTGGTCGCAGTCCCCACTGCCCTGACACTTCGCACCACCACCGTCGCTGGTCACCGCTGTTGTGAAGCAGATCTGGGAAACCCTAAGCCTTAGGACGCTGTTGCAACCCCTGCAAAACCCTGGCTTTGGGATGTTGTTGCCGCCTCTGcaaaaccctaactttgggacattgttgccgcctctgcgaaaccctaactCTGGGACGCTACTGCAACCACAATTTTCACATCTCGTCGATTAATTTCTGCTGATCGAACctctagtgtgtaaacgaacccaggctcttgataccacttgatgggaaaaacgcacgcggaaacaacacacataatcacgaatcaactgcagaaaaataaacgacacaagatttaacgtggttcggtcgccaactgcaacctacatccacccgggcaactattaggtttacattatatcctgttgcacaccaattacaagtacaatgatctctttaaatagagataataaagggacatAATAATTAAGCacactcactaaacatgtgtctagtcagcccaacccaattggtcctggcttcatacccaacaaacTAGAGAATtatctttgaaaaaatataattttataactaagagagttgttttaaaaaatataataaaaaataaatttgtaagtAAATGATGtgagaattttttaaaataataatattgaaagttGTAGAGTCgatatagaaaaaagaattattaataTATCATGGTTCATTATTGTGGGTTCCACTTACAGCAGGtggaaaaatttgaaaaactatTGAATCGTATCCACAACAAACACTAATGATATTTTTACAACCTGCTCCAATATTGAtgatataaagaaaaattattttcgtCATTTCATAAACTAGTGCAAGTTTTAAGTAGAAAAGTTTAGATTCTAAAGTGGTACAAGTTGTCAATATATCACTTCTCAAAGACAAAATGCAAATCATAAGCAACCTTCAAGCTTTAACCTCTCTTCctcaaaatcaattttcaagTCTCACTCCAAATTAGGAATAAGACCCTTTTGAAATtacaaattattcaaattttaactcACTTGCTGAAAGGACAAAAATATCCTTAGACATGTTAGCATTTTCAGCCATGTCACGGGTGCTAATAGTGCATTCTTCATATTAATTATcgttttatattaattacaaaacTTTACATTCTTTAAGATGTAAAGATAACATTATAATCATAAGTAAAATGAAATGatcaaaattcaattaaaaattataacacaggtaaagattaaaaattaaatgataaaaattcaattaaaaaaagaaaaatttaagtatttaacaacataatttaatatagactcaattatttaaatcttaaattaattatatgctCCCATAATGTGGCATGCCATGCAGGAGGAGGAGGTCTGTATATATGGATGATGATACCAATGAAAAGTAAATGGGCTATAAATAGCTCCATAAATGGATAAGAgagtttatataataaaaaataaattaatgttaaGTTCAGGTAAAGTAACACTCAATATTAGTGATTTGAATCTGAAACAATAGTTAATATTCTGTATTTGAAGTTAAACTCTATAACCTAAACCTTAAACTATAAATCTATTTCTATAGAAGCTTTAGGATTGCAATGACAAACTTAGGCTTTGGTCTGGCATCATCTGCTCATAAACCAAAGGAGGAACACCAACTTCCACGGTTCCATCTAGCATCTGCATCACGTGCTTCATTGAAGGTCTCAGAGCAGGATTTGGATGAACACACCATAGGCCAACCAAGGCCATTTCCTCAAACCTCTTGAAATCATTCAACACTTCCGAGTCATGTCTCACCACTAGCTCTAGTTGCCTAAACACCACACACCTCAAAACCCATTTTGTAAGAACCACATCATCATCTTCACTGTCTTTTCCAGCCCCACAAACCTCAACGTGCTTTCTGCAGCAAATAATCTCCAATAGCATAACCCCATAACTGTATATGTCAACTTTGGCAGTTATAGGTGCACTCTTCAGCCATTCGGGTGCCATGTATCCCATTGTGCCTCTTAAATTAGTGTTTGTTCTAGTTTGATCTTTCTTCAAAAGCTTGGACAACCCAAAATCTGCAATCTTTGCTGTGTAATTGGCATCAAGTAGCACATTTTCGGGCTTGATGTCACAATGTATGATCTGGGTGTTGCACTCTTCATGCAAGTATAGCAACCCCCTTGCGACTCCAAGAGCCATTTCAATCCTCTGACCCCATTCAGGcctttctctctctccaaacAGAAATCTGGAGAGTGCTCCATTTGGCATCAACTCATACACTATAATTCGATGGCTACTCTCAAAGCAAAACCCCAAAAGCCTCACCAAATTTCTGTGATGGGTACGGCCAATAATTCTGAGCTCAGTCATGAATTCACTTTCACTTTTCTCAATTTTCTTTTCCAGTGTCTTCACTGCAATACCAATCTCTACACCATCTATTACTAAACCACCACGATAGACTTTTCCTGAACCTCCCCTTCCAAGAATCCTAGTGAATCCCTCTGTTGCTTCATGCAGCTCCTGAAAGGTGAATTCCCTGAAGTTGATTCCAATAGCGGTTGCATTCAGATGCTTCCTTCTTCTTGTTAGTCTCCGAGCGAAAGGATGATAGTAGACAGCAAGAGCACCCAGGAAACAAGCAAGAGTGGCAGTAACTGCAAGAAGAACCTTCAAAAAGACTCTTACATTAAAACTTTTCTTCTTGGGAAGTTTAGGTGTCCCAGACTCAACCCTATGAGCAACTTTAAGCAGTGCTTTCATTCCCTTTGAAGAAGAGCTGTTTCTAGCATTCAGTAAGGGCAGTCTCTTCTTCACACATGTGGAGGTGGAATGGTTGTAAGTTGCAGCAACGATGTTACAATCATCTTTTACAGCCTTCTTACAACTTTCCAAGTCAACACTATCAAAACTAAACAGACGAATATCAAAATTGAAATCAGTATCGTCTAAGACCTGGAGATTGAAGTTGGTCTCTGCGCAGTAATTGATGACAGCTGGTGGGTGACACCCTTTGGAAACATCTTGATCATCCAATGGGATATAACCTGGAATACACTCACACTTCACTGATTCATTGTCAGGAGAAGTGCACAAGCCATACACACCACAGACAACATTCACTCTGCAGGGATCCTCCACAGCTCTCCAAACCCTGCTCCATTCTGTGCCATTCCTCTTGTGATATGCATATTGTTGGAAATTCCCATTCTCTTCTATTGTAGCAAGGTGATAGTAATCCTCCACTGGGGTTGGAGTGGTTTTGGTCATATTGAAGATTTTCCCGGTGTCGTTGACAAGGTACATAAGAGCAGTGGAAGCATTAAAAACCAACCTCACATTGGAGGTTAGGGTTGAAGAAAACCAGTATGCTGGGTCAGACCATTGGTGAGCTTGGAGCAACAAGTTGCCATCATTTTGCATCAATAGCATGAAATTTCCCTGTGAGTAGTTTGAAGGTCCTCTCCCCTTGGAAAAGAGGGTTTGATTAGTCTGCAAGGTTTGGCCTGGTAAGATTGTGTTGGCTGAAAAGTTGAAACTTTCCCACACATGTCTTAAATTGGAGTCCTTCATGACAAAATTGCCATCGTCTTGCATGGTGGCAGATGTTGCCGCCCCACCGTTTGCTCCACCGTGTATGGTCTGAGCAGTAGTCCCATTTGGGTATACTACCACAAGTTGTCCTGCAGAAGTGAATTGGATTTGGGAATTTGGTTCCATTGGGGGAGCTCTGTACCATACCAGCTTTCTCTCTGTGATTCTCCCAAACCATATTCCCACAAGAAAGAGATCACTGCGGAGATGGAGGAATCCAAATTCAAAATCACCAGAGGGTGACTTCCAGGTAGAGTTTGATCCAGCAGTGATGTGTGTGTTTGGTTGTATGGTGGCATGGAAGCCATTCAGAAGTGAAAGTAGTACAAgaatggaagagagaaagataGCTAAAGACATTAGATTGGATTGGAATGAATCTGGTGAGTGAAATGTGcagaaaacaacaacaaaagaaGTTGACTTGAGAACATAGAAAGAAGGCAACAAAGAAGAATTTTTGGTAGGAAAGAGAGATGCATTGTCATAAAAAATGAAGTTGTATcctcataatatataatatatagatgcATGCATATGGTGAATGAACATCATGAATATTTGGGCAGTGGAAACTTCAAGGAAATTATGCAGTGGAAGACTTGGCAACGAATTGACTAAGAAACTTGGTTCAATTGGCACCACTAAGAAATCAGgagtaaaaacaaattttgcaGTGTCACTTTTATGGGAACTTGGAAGATTGGTTCAGcaaaatataattatagatTCTGTTTAACTGGTTCAGCAAAATAAAGTTGGGTGAAACATTTCAGAAGATGCAAAGATGCTTTATtgagtgaagaagaagaggagggTGAAGTTAAGTGTGTAAAGTGAAATATAAGCAAAAGAAAGTGACCTGAAAAGTGTTCCTCTGACATCTTCAACTGGTTCAATGAAGTGCCAAgtcaatagtttttttttttttttatctttttcaaatttgaagTTGAACAGCTTCAATGGAATGGATATGGATAAAGACTAAGTTGATGCTGCAAACCAATAAGGAATCACAcatttatttaacttttgaaTTCAAAGACTATAGACACTTATCTTTTGAGACGGAAGACTCATTCTTCCATCTCGCTCTCATttcattcaaaataatttatgtcaGATCATGCCTACAAAACATGAAAGTAAAGACACTTTTTTAACTTCCAAATTCAGGTAAACAATTCATTTTGtactatattttaaataaatttcagaaatatacatatatatatgtcattttatatttaaaaaatcattttaataaataaattatttaaaatatatatgatcAATCGTATCATTTATATCTactattaagttttttttaatatataaatcaaatataataaatcttataaattaaatattttcttctaaataaaatttatagtcTATGACATCGATGTATAGTTTAGcgtatttattttgtttattgtatgatagccttggtttttcataaaattttagaaaaattgtctcagaataatattttactgaaattccacgtaagaatctggattgaatttgggacaaaacgcgaca
The sequence above is a segment of the Phaseolus vulgaris cultivar G19833 chromosome 2, P. vulgaris v2.0, whole genome shotgun sequence genome. Coding sequences within it:
- the LOC137810391 gene encoding G-type lectin S-receptor-like serine/threonine-protein kinase LECRK2, translated to MSLAIFLSSILVLLSLLNGFHATIQPNTHITAGSNSTWKSPSGDFEFGFLHLRSDLFLVGIWFGRITERKLVWYRAPPMEPNSQIQFTSAGQLVVVYPNGTTAQTIHGGANGGAATSATMQDDGNFVMKDSNLRHVWESFNFSANTILPGQTLQTNQTLFSKGRGPSNYSQGNFMLLMQNDGNLLLQAHQWSDPAYWFSSTLTSNVRLVFNASTALMYLVNDTGKIFNMTKTTPTPVEDYYHLATIEENGNFQQYAYHKRNGTEWSRVWRAVEDPCRVNVVCGVYGLCTSPDNESVKCECIPGYIPLDDQDVSKGCHPPAVINYCAETNFNLQVLDDTDFNFDIRLFSFDSVDLESCKKAVKDDCNIVAATYNHSTSTCVKKRLPLLNARNSSSSKGMKALLKVAHRVESGTPKLPKKKSFNVRVFLKVLLAVTATLACFLGALAVYYHPFARRLTRRRKHLNATAIGINFREFTFQELHEATEGFTRILGRGGSGKVYRGGLVIDGVEIGIAVKTLEKKIEKSESEFMTELRIIGRTHHRNLVRLLGFCFESSHRIIVYELMPNGALSRFLFGERERPEWGQRIEMALGVARGLLYLHEECNTQIIHCDIKPENVLLDANYTAKIADFGLSKLLKKDQTRTNTNLRGTMGYMAPEWLKSAPITAKVDIYSYGVMLLEIICCRKHVEVCGAGKDSEDDDVVLTKWVLRCVVFRQLELVVRHDSEVLNDFKRFEEMALVGLWCVHPNPALRPSMKHVMQMLDGTVEVGVPPLVYEQMMPDQSLSLSLQS
- the LOC137810389 gene encoding putative RING-H2 finger protein ATL21A gives rise to the protein MLCLPLLIIFLLPLRGESTCRTISCGKIKIHFPFGLKQTPIEATISGRCSYPRFQLSCDNRNRTILSLPGSGDLVVKSINYESQTLTVNDPEGCLPKRFLQNLSLSLHPPFTFEATVYDLTFLRCPSNMTHSVESPPISCLDSNSSSSVTFSWWPLNGTLPWSEECEVISSAFVPIPNPDTTSFFMPDLNKDVVLKWNEPACGDCAGRGQVCGFTSHTKTLQVGCFFYAPNQNQGLSRSAKYGLTIGVGIPGLLCLTGLCCFMCSKFDVYAHGNRARPTRELPSSITTLPRSSPTVGLIGPEIEKLPKTLIGESGRLPNWNDNTCPICLSEYEPKETLRTIPACNHYFHAHCIDEWLKMNATCPLCRNSPDPCSTVTPSSSSSLP